One Streptococcus sp. zg-86 DNA window includes the following coding sequences:
- the rpsG gene encoding 30S ribosomal protein S7: MSRKNQAPKREVLPDPLYNSKLVTRLINRVMLDGKRGTAASIVYGAFDQIKEATGNDALEVFETAMENIMPVLEVRARRVGGSNYQVPVEVRPERRTTLGLRWLVTIARNRGEHTMVDRLAKEIMDAANNTGAAVKKREDTHRMAEANRAFAHFRW, from the coding sequence ATGAGTCGTAAAAACCAAGCGCCTAAGCGCGAAGTATTGCCAGATCCGCTTTACAATTCAAAATTAGTAACACGTTTGATCAACCGCGTTATGCTTGACGGAAAACGTGGTACAGCGGCTTCTATCGTATACGGTGCCTTTGATCAAATCAAAGAAGCTACTGGAAATGATGCACTTGAAGTATTTGAAACAGCGATGGAAAACATCATGCCTGTACTTGAAGTACGTGCACGCCGTGTCGGTGGATCTAACTACCAAGTCCCAGTTGAAGTTCGTCCAGAACGTCGTACAACTCTTGGACTTCGTTGGTTGGTAACTATTGCACGTAACCGTGGTGAACACACAATGGTTGACCGCCTTGCAAAAGAAATCATGGATGCAGCAAACAACACAGGTGCAGCCGTTAAGAAACGTGAAGATACACACCGTATGGCAGAAGCGAACCGCGCATTTGCACACTTCCGTTGGTAA
- the groL gene encoding chaperonin GroEL (60 kDa chaperone family; promotes refolding of misfolded polypeptides especially under stressful conditions; forms two stacked rings of heptamers to form a barrel-shaped 14mer; ends can be capped by GroES; misfolded proteins enter the barrel where they are refolded when GroES binds): MAKEIKFSSDARSSMVRGVDILADTVKVTLGPKGRNVVLEKAFGSPLITNDGVTIAKEIELEDHFENMGAKLVSEVASKTNDIAGDGTTTATVLTQAIVREGIKNVTAGANPIGIRRGIEAAVRAAVEALKANSVPVANKEAIAQVAAVSSRSTKVGEYISEAMEKVGKDGVITIEESKGMETELDVVEGMQFDRGYLSQYMVTDNEKMVADLDNPYILITDKKISNIQEILPLLESILQTSRPLLIIADDVDGEALPTLVLNKIRGTFNVVAVKAPGFGDRRKAMLEDIAILTGGTVITDDLGLELKDATIEALGQASKVTVDKDTTVIVEGAGDAAAIANRIGVIKAQIETTTSEFDREKLQERLAKLSGGVAVIKVGAATETELKEMKLRIEDALNATRAAVEEGIVAGGGTAFVNVMDAVAGLEVEGDEATGRNIVLRALEEPVRQIALNAGFEGSIVIDRLKHAEAGTGFNAATGEWVNMIEAGIIDPVKVTRSALQNASSVASLILTTEAVVANKPEPAAPAPAMDPSMMGGMM, from the coding sequence ATGGCAAAGGAAATTAAATTTTCATCAGATGCACGTAGTAGTATGGTACGCGGGGTTGATATTTTAGCAGATACCGTAAAGGTGACCTTAGGTCCAAAAGGTCGTAATGTGGTACTTGAAAAAGCGTTTGGCTCACCTCTTATCACGAATGATGGGGTCACTATTGCGAAGGAAATCGAATTGGAAGACCACTTTGAAAATATGGGGGCAAAACTCGTTTCAGAAGTTGCTTCTAAAACCAATGATATTGCAGGTGATGGAACAACGACAGCAACTGTATTGACTCAGGCAATTGTCCGCGAAGGAATTAAAAATGTCACTGCGGGAGCTAACCCGATCGGTATTCGTCGTGGAATTGAAGCAGCAGTACGGGCAGCCGTAGAAGCTCTTAAAGCGAACTCTGTCCCAGTTGCAAATAAAGAAGCAATTGCTCAAGTTGCAGCTGTATCTTCTCGTAGTACAAAAGTTGGTGAATATATCAGCGAAGCGATGGAAAAAGTTGGCAAAGATGGTGTCATTACAATTGAAGAGTCCAAAGGGATGGAAACGGAACTAGATGTTGTAGAAGGTATGCAATTTGACCGTGGTTATTTGTCTCAATATATGGTGACAGATAATGAAAAAATGGTGGCAGACCTTGATAATCCTTATATCTTAATCACAGATAAAAAGATTTCAAACATTCAAGAAATCTTGCCACTATTAGAGAGTATTCTCCAAACGAGCCGCCCACTTTTGATTATTGCAGATGATGTAGACGGAGAAGCTCTTCCAACACTTGTTTTGAATAAGATTCGCGGAACTTTTAATGTTGTTGCAGTAAAAGCACCAGGGTTCGGAGACCGTCGTAAGGCTATGTTGGAAGATATTGCAATCTTGACAGGTGGCACAGTTATCACAGATGATTTGGGACTTGAATTAAAAGATGCAACCATTGAAGCGCTTGGTCAGGCTTCTAAAGTAACAGTTGATAAAGATACAACAGTCATTGTAGAGGGTGCAGGCGATGCAGCGGCGATTGCCAATCGTATCGGTGTGATTAAAGCGCAGATTGAAACAACCACATCTGAATTTGATCGTGAAAAATTACAAGAGCGCTTGGCGAAATTATCAGGTGGTGTGGCAGTTATTAAAGTGGGTGCTGCAACAGAGACGGAGTTGAAAGAAATGAAACTTCGTATCGAAGATGCTCTTAATGCAACTCGTGCAGCTGTTGAAGAAGGAATCGTTGCCGGCGGTGGAACAGCCTTTGTCAATGTGATGGATGCAGTTGCAGGCCTTGAGGTTGAAGGCGATGAAGCAACAGGTCGTAACATTGTTCTTCGTGCTTTGGAAGAGCCAGTTCGTCAAATTGCGCTCAATGCAGGCTTTGAAGGATCAATTGTAATTGACCGCTTGAAACATGCAGAAGCAGGGACAGGTTTTAATGCCGCGACAGGTGAGTGGGTCAACATGATTGAAGCGGGAATTATTGACCCAGTCAAAGTAACGCGTTCGGCTTTACAAAACGCTTCAAGTGTTGCAAGTCTCATTTTGACAACAGAAGCAGTTGTTGCAAACAAACCAGAACCGGCTGCTCCAGCTCCAGCAATGGATCCAAGTATGATGGGCGGTATGATGTAG
- the rpsL gene encoding 30S ribosomal protein S12: MPTINQLVRKPRKSKVEKSKSPALNVGYNSRKKVQTNVSSPQKRGVATRVGTMTPKKPNSALRKFARVRLSNLIEVTAYIPGIGHNLQEHSVVLLRGGRVKDLPGVRYHIVRGALDTAGVTDRKQGRSKYGTKRPKG, from the coding sequence ATGCCTACAATTAACCAGTTGGTACGTAAACCACGTAAGTCTAAAGTAGAAAAATCTAAATCACCAGCTTTGAACGTTGGTTACAACAGCCGTAAAAAAGTTCAAACAAACGTTTCTTCACCACAAAAACGTGGTGTTGCGACTCGTGTCGGAACAATGACACCTAAAAAACCTAACTCAGCCCTTCGTAAATTCGCTCGTGTACGTTTGAGCAACTTGATTGAAGTAACTGCTTATATCCCAGGTATCGGACACAACTTGCAAGAGCACAGCGTGGTGCTTCTTCGTGGTGGACGTGTAAAAGACCTTCCAGGGGTACGTTACCATATCGTTCGTGGTGCACTTGATACTGCAGGTGTAACAGATCGTAAACAAGGCCGTTCTAAATACGGTACAAAACGTCCAAAAGGGTAA
- a CDS encoding bifunctional folylpolyglutamate synthase/dihydrofolate synthase, producing MNYQEALVWLLSQPKVELKNGVERVKWLLGQLGHPEQKTPAVHFVGTNGKGSTLNALQSILIAAGYRVGRFTSPSILDYREQLVSQEKMISEDDFAQIVSDLLPLARRLPNETVFGEASEFELLVVVFFIYIANYQPVDIVLVEAGMGGLLDATNVLRPLAVVCPSIGLDHQSFLGETHQEIAEQKVGVLKERVPLIYASDRSDVCTVFEERARQLQGVTYALGREFQVKSSATGFDYLSDNSQLESLHICMHGQHQYANAALAIQTAELLQANFPKIDETAIRRGLSEARWPGRIEFLRDNLVIDGAHNNEGVAALCQFLQEQYPTHVIHFLFAAINTKPVDTMLKQLENMGDVTVTSFSDDRAVPFEAYPKDYPRVPSFTEWLETVDRSASNSLYVITGSLYFISGVRKYILEEWE from the coding sequence ATGAATTATCAAGAAGCGCTTGTTTGGTTGCTATCTCAGCCAAAGGTTGAACTAAAAAATGGTGTGGAACGTGTCAAGTGGTTACTCGGACAATTGGGGCATCCAGAGCAAAAGACTCCAGCAGTTCATTTTGTAGGAACAAATGGCAAAGGTTCTACCTTAAATGCCTTACAATCCATTCTGATTGCAGCTGGTTATCGGGTAGGGCGCTTTACCTCGCCATCCATTTTGGATTACCGCGAGCAATTGGTTTCCCAAGAGAAGATGATTTCTGAAGATGACTTTGCGCAGATTGTATCAGACTTACTACCGCTTGCTAGGCGCTTACCAAATGAAACAGTATTTGGTGAAGCCTCGGAGTTTGAACTGTTGGTTGTTGTTTTTTTCATTTATATAGCTAACTATCAGCCGGTAGATATTGTGTTAGTTGAAGCGGGAATGGGCGGACTTTTAGATGCGACCAATGTCTTGAGGCCACTAGCGGTCGTTTGTCCTTCCATAGGCTTGGATCATCAGAGCTTTCTAGGCGAAACGCATCAAGAAATTGCAGAGCAAAAAGTAGGAGTTCTGAAAGAGCGAGTTCCGTTAATCTATGCTAGTGACCGTTCAGATGTTTGCACGGTTTTTGAGGAAAGAGCGAGACAATTACAAGGTGTAACCTATGCCTTAGGAAGAGAGTTTCAAGTGAAGTCGTCTGCAACGGGCTTTGACTATCTTTCAGACAATTCGCAGTTGGAGAGTTTACACATCTGTATGCATGGTCAGCATCAATATGCTAATGCAGCTTTGGCAATTCAGACAGCAGAATTGTTACAAGCAAACTTTCCGAAAATAGATGAAACAGCTATTCGCCGAGGACTTTCAGAAGCGAGATGGCCAGGACGGATTGAATTTTTGCGCGACAATCTTGTGATAGATGGAGCGCATAACAATGAAGGTGTAGCTGCTTTGTGTCAGTTTCTACAAGAGCAGTATCCAACTCATGTGATTCATTTTTTATTTGCGGCAATCAATACGAAACCAGTTGATACCATGTTGAAACAATTAGAGAATATGGGAGATGTGACCGTAACAAGTTTTTCTGATGACAGGGCAGTGCCTTTTGAAGCGTATCCCAAGGATTATCCTAGGGTGCCTTCTTTTACAGAGTGGTTAGAGACAGTTGATCGTTCTGCTTCAAATAGTCTATACGTGATAACAGGGTCTCTTTACTTTATCAGTGGTGTGAGAAAGTACATCTTGGAGGAATGGGAATAG
- the pepA gene encoding glutamyl aminopeptidase has product MSHSILFEKIKEVTELQGIAGFEHEVRNHMRQKITPHVDRIETDGLGGIFGIKETTEENAPRILVAAHMDEVGFMISHIQADGTFRAVEIGGWNPLVVSSQAFTLHLQDGRKIPVISGSMPPHLSRGTNGSAGLPAIKDIIFDAGFSSKEEAETFGVRPGDILVPKNETILTANGQNIISKSWDNRFGVLMVTELLESLSGVTLPNHLIAGANVQEEVGLRGAYGSTNKFNPDIFLAVDCSPAGDIFGEQGKIGDGTLLRFYDPGHIMLKNMKDFLLTTAEEAGIKFQYYCAKGGTDAGAAHKQLHGIPSTTIGVCARYIHSHQTLYNMDDFIQAQAFLQTIVKKLDRSTVDLIKQY; this is encoded by the coding sequence ATGTCACATTCTATTTTATTTGAAAAAATCAAAGAAGTTACCGAATTACAAGGTATTGCTGGATTCGAACACGAAGTTCGCAATCACATGCGCCAGAAAATCACCCCACACGTTGATCGTATTGAAACAGATGGATTGGGAGGGATTTTCGGAATCAAGGAGACAACCGAAGAAAACGCTCCCCGTATTCTTGTAGCTGCCCACATGGATGAAGTTGGTTTTATGATTAGTCATATCCAGGCAGACGGAACATTCCGAGCAGTAGAAATTGGCGGTTGGAATCCACTTGTCGTCTCTAGCCAGGCCTTTACACTACACCTGCAAGACGGTCGAAAAATTCCTGTTATTTCTGGATCTATGCCTCCCCACCTTTCCCGTGGTACGAATGGTAGCGCTGGACTTCCTGCTATAAAAGATATCATCTTCGATGCAGGATTTAGTTCAAAAGAAGAAGCAGAAACATTTGGCGTACGTCCTGGTGACATTCTCGTTCCGAAAAATGAGACCATTTTAACTGCAAATGGCCAAAACATCATTTCCAAGTCTTGGGATAATCGTTTTGGGGTGCTAATGGTAACAGAATTGCTCGAAAGCCTATCAGGTGTCACTCTCCCAAATCACTTGATTGCTGGCGCCAATGTCCAAGAAGAAGTTGGCTTACGTGGTGCATACGGATCTACAAACAAATTTAACCCTGACATCTTCCTCGCTGTGGATTGTTCCCCTGCAGGTGATATTTTTGGAGAACAGGGCAAAATTGGTGACGGTACCCTCTTGCGATTCTATGATCCAGGTCACATCATGCTCAAAAATATGAAGGACTTCCTTCTCACAACCGCAGAAGAAGCCGGTATTAAATTCCAATATTATTGCGCAAAAGGGGGTACGGATGCAGGAGCTGCCCATAAGCAACTACACGGTATTCCGTCTACTACAATTGGTGTTTGCGCTCGGTATATCCATTCACATCAAACTCTTTATAATATGGATGATTTCATACAGGCTCAAGCCTTTCTACAAACTATCGTGAAAAAGCTAGACCGTTCAACAGTTGATTTAATCAAACAATACTAA
- the ytpR gene encoding YtpR family tRNA-binding protein — MIFTYNKEHVGDVLMVIVADSKNDQVAVERKGNVARVFLIDTQETVAWNIFQVSSLLTISGRGQVFLTDEDVAVLNQELQKEGFAESLVNDKESKFVVGEIVELVAHPDSDHLNICQVKIGEEKTVQIVAGAPNAALGLKTIVALPGAMMPNGSLIFPGELRGAKSFGMMCSPRELQLPNAPQKRGVIELDSSEVAGTPFDPARHWKDNN, encoded by the coding sequence ATGATTTTTACCTATAATAAAGAACATGTTGGTGATGTCTTAATGGTTATTGTGGCAGATAGTAAGAATGACCAAGTGGCTGTTGAACGTAAAGGAAATGTTGCGCGTGTCTTTCTGATAGACACTCAAGAAACTGTAGCGTGGAATATTTTTCAAGTCTCTAGCTTGTTGACAATTTCAGGCCGTGGTCAAGTTTTTTTAACGGATGAAGATGTAGCTGTTCTCAATCAAGAATTACAAAAAGAAGGCTTCGCAGAATCGTTGGTCAATGATAAGGAGTCCAAATTTGTCGTTGGTGAAATTGTGGAATTGGTTGCTCATCCAGATAGTGACCACTTGAATATCTGTCAAGTTAAAATAGGGGAAGAAAAAACAGTTCAAATTGTCGCAGGAGCGCCGAATGCTGCCCTTGGTTTGAAAACGATTGTTGCCTTGCCTGGTGCGATGATGCCAAATGGCAGTCTAATTTTCCCAGGAGAATTACGTGGTGCAAAAAGCTTTGGGATGATGTGTAGCCCACGTGAATTGCAACTTCCAAATGCCCCACAGAAACGTGGTGTAATTGAGCTAGATTCAAGTGAAGTAGCAGGAACGCCATTTGACCCTGCAAGACATTGGAAGGATAATAATTAA
- a CDS encoding DUF4651 domain-containing protein gives MNKKKAALLAGVVGAGILAASTRFSMTMYEERKKAKALQQVRTFFAEYGEIATVFINEVESNKRRLVGGVVMEDETVYLFENEAGVIWYEEELI, from the coding sequence ATGAACAAGAAAAAAGCAGCCTTGCTAGCAGGTGTAGTTGGAGCGGGTATTCTCGCAGCTAGCACGCGATTTTCGATGACCATGTATGAAGAACGAAAAAAAGCGAAAGCTCTCCAGCAAGTGCGTACATTTTTTGCAGAATATGGAGAAATTGCAACTGTATTTATCAACGAGGTAGAATCAAATAAGCGCCGTTTAGTGGGTGGTGTTGTCATGGAAGATGAAACAGTCTATCTGTTTGAAAATGAAGCAGGTGTGATTTGGTATGAGGAGGAATTGATATGA
- a CDS encoding thioredoxin family protein: MIVPKSLEELAGLVEQEGKQVLFFSADWCGDCRFIKPFLPEIEAENPDFQFVLVDRDEYIEVAQQWNVFGIPSLVVLENGKEIARFVNRDRKTKQEINDFLANVRG, encoded by the coding sequence ATGATTGTTCCAAAGAGTCTTGAGGAATTGGCTGGTCTTGTCGAGCAAGAAGGAAAACAAGTCTTGTTCTTTTCTGCCGATTGGTGTGGTGATTGTCGCTTTATTAAGCCGTTTTTACCAGAGATTGAGGCTGAAAATCCAGACTTTCAATTTGTCTTGGTGGACAGAGATGAGTATATAGAAGTAGCCCAGCAGTGGAATGTTTTTGGGATTCCCAGTTTAGTTGTTTTGGAAAATGGCAAGGAAATAGCCCGCTTTGTCAATCGAGACCGGAAAACCAAGCAGGAAATCAATGATTTTTTAGCGAATGTGAGAGGATAA
- a CDS encoding single-stranded DNA-binding protein, protein MYNKVIIIGRLTAQPELQQTANGKHVTRITVAVNRRFKTEDGERPADFITVIFWGKLAETLVSYAGKGSLMSIDGELRTRTYEKNGQTQYATEVLGQSFQLLESRAQRAMRENATGEDLADLVLEEEELPF, encoded by the coding sequence ATGTATAATAAAGTGATTATTATTGGCCGTTTAACGGCACAGCCAGAGCTACAACAAACTGCAAATGGAAAACATGTTACGCGAATAACAGTGGCAGTCAATCGAAGATTTAAGACAGAAGATGGAGAGCGCCCTGCAGATTTTATAACAGTTATTTTTTGGGGAAAATTGGCTGAAACCCTTGTTTCTTATGCGGGAAAAGGTAGCTTGATGTCAATAGATGGCGAACTCCGCACTCGTACATACGAGAAAAATGGTCAAACTCAATATGCGACAGAAGTTCTTGGACAATCCTTTCAATTACTAGAAAGTCGTGCTCAGCGTGCCATGCGTGAGAATGCTACTGGAGAAGATTTGGCGGATTTAGTCTTGGAAGAAGAGGAATTGCCTTTCTAA
- the groES gene encoding co-chaperone GroES, whose product MLKPLNDRVVVKLEEQEEQTVGGFVLAGHAHETTKTAKVLAVGEGIRTLTGELVSPSVKSGDTVLLENHAGIEVKHGDEKVLLVREADILAVVE is encoded by the coding sequence ATGCTTAAGCCATTAAATGACCGAGTGGTCGTAAAACTAGAAGAGCAAGAAGAGCAAACAGTAGGTGGTTTTGTTCTTGCTGGACATGCACACGAAACGACAAAAACAGCAAAGGTACTCGCTGTTGGTGAGGGAATCCGTACCTTGACTGGGGAATTGGTATCACCGAGTGTAAAATCTGGCGATACCGTTTTACTTGAAAACCATGCAGGTATTGAAGTAAAACATGGTGATGAGAAGGTATTGCTCGTTCGAGAAGCAGACATTCTTGCAGTAGTAGAATAA
- a CDS encoding LLM class flavin-dependent oxidoreductase — translation MVELGISTFGETTPLEKTGRAVSHAERIRNLVEEIELADQVGLDVYAIGEHHREDFAVSAPEIVLAAGAVNTKHIRLSSAVTVLSSNDPVRVYQQYATLDALSNGRAEIMVGRGSFIESFPLFGYDLKDYEDLFDEKLEMLLAIKNDIHLKWQGQHTQSVESRPVYPRAVQEDFPIKIATGGSPESTQKIATLGLPIVYAIIGGNPRYFKSLVDMYRKIGRLKGHDEAKMTVGAHSWGWIAEDKEQAEKDYFYPTKQLVDAISKDRPFWKELTYDAYLKSIGEDGALFVGDPDTVANKIIRVVEELGLDSFMLHLPVGSMPHEDTLKAIRLYGEQVAPRVRAYFATKGK, via the coding sequence ATGGTTGAATTAGGTATTTCTACATTTGGAGAGACAACTCCGCTTGAAAAGACAGGGCGAGCAGTCAGTCACGCTGAACGGATTCGGAACTTGGTGGAGGAGATTGAGCTAGCAGACCAGGTTGGACTGGATGTGTATGCCATTGGTGAGCACCACAGGGAGGATTTTGCGGTCTCGGCACCGGAGATTGTGCTGGCTGCGGGTGCGGTTAACACCAAGCATATTCGTTTGTCTAGTGCTGTGACGGTTTTGTCCTCAAACGACCCTGTTCGGGTCTATCAACAGTATGCGACGCTTGATGCCTTATCAAATGGCCGAGCAGAAATCATGGTAGGACGTGGTTCCTTTATCGAATCCTTTCCTTTATTTGGCTATGATTTGAAGGACTACGAAGATTTATTTGACGAAAAGTTAGAAATGCTTCTGGCCATCAAAAATGACATTCATCTGAAGTGGCAGGGACAACATACCCAAAGTGTGGAGAGTAGACCTGTTTATCCAAGAGCGGTGCAAGAAGATTTTCCCATCAAAATTGCAACAGGAGGCAGTCCTGAATCCACGCAGAAAATTGCAACTTTAGGATTGCCGATTGTCTACGCCATCATTGGTGGCAACCCTCGTTATTTTAAATCCTTAGTTGATATGTATCGGAAAATAGGCCGTTTGAAAGGGCATGACGAAGCCAAGATGACCGTTGGTGCGCATTCTTGGGGCTGGATTGCTGAGGACAAGGAACAGGCGGAGAAAGACTATTTCTATCCGACCAAGCAGTTAGTAGATGCGATTAGTAAGGACAGACCGTTCTGGAAAGAATTGACCTATGATGCTTACTTGAAGAGTATCGGTGAAGATGGTGCGCTGTTTGTTGGTGATCCTGATACGGTAGCAAATAAGATCATTCGAGTGGTAGAGGAATTAGGACTGGATAGTTTCATGTTACATCTTCCAGTAGGGTCTATGCCACATGAGGATACGTTAAAAGCTATTCGGCTTTATGGTGAACAAGTTGCACCAAGGGTTCGAGCCTATTTTGCCACTAAAGGAAAATAG
- the fusA gene encoding elongation factor G, whose protein sequence is MAREFSLEKTRNIGIMAHVDAGKTTTTERILYYTGKIHKIGETHEGASQMDWMEQEQERGITITSAATTAQWNNHRVNIIDTPGHVDFTIEVQRSLRVLDGAVTVLDSQSGVEPQTETVWRQATEYGVPRIVFANKMDKIGADFLYSVSTLHERLQANAHPIQLPIGAEDDFRGIIDLIKMKAEIYTNDLGTDILEEDIPAEYLEQAQEYREKLVEAVAETDEELMMKYLEGEEITNEELKAGIRKATINVEFFPVLCGSAFKNKGVQLMLDAVIDYLPSPVDIPAIKGINPDTDAEEERPASDEEPFAALAFKIMTDPFVGRLTFFRVYSGVLNSGSYVMNTSKGKRERIGRILQMHANSRQEIETVYSGDIAAAVGLKDTTTGDSLTDEKAKVILESINVPEPVIQLMVEPKSKADQDKMGVALSKLAEEDPTFRVETNVETGETVISGMGELHLDVLVDRMRREFKVEANVGAPQVSYRETFRASTQARGFFKRQSGGKGQFGDVWIEFTPNEEGKGFEFENAIVGGVVPREFIPAVEKGLIESMANGVLAGYPIVDVKAKLYDGSYHDVDSSETAFKVAASLALKEAAKSAQPVILEPMMLVTVTAPEDNLGDVMGHVTARRGRVDGMEARGNTQIVRAYVPLAEMFGYATVLRSATQGRGTFMMVFDHYEDVPKSVQDEIIKKNGGNA, encoded by the coding sequence ATGGCACGCGAATTTTCACTAGAAAAAACTCGTAATATTGGTATCATGGCCCACGTCGATGCCGGTAAAACAACAACAACAGAGCGTATTCTTTACTATACTGGTAAAATCCACAAAATCGGTGAAACACACGAAGGTGCTTCACAAATGGACTGGATGGAGCAAGAGCAAGAACGTGGTATCACTATCACATCTGCTGCGACAACTGCACAATGGAACAACCACCGTGTAAACATCATCGACACACCAGGACACGTGGACTTCACCATCGAAGTACAACGTTCTCTTCGTGTATTGGACGGTGCGGTAACCGTTCTTGACTCACAATCAGGTGTTGAGCCACAAACTGAAACAGTTTGGCGCCAAGCAACTGAGTACGGAGTTCCTCGTATCGTATTTGCTAACAAAATGGATAAAATCGGTGCAGACTTCCTTTACTCAGTAAGCACACTTCATGAGCGCTTGCAAGCAAATGCTCACCCAATCCAATTGCCAATCGGTGCAGAAGATGATTTCCGTGGAATCATTGACTTAATCAAGATGAAAGCTGAAATCTATACAAATGACCTTGGTACAGATATTCTTGAAGAAGATATTCCAGCTGAATACCTTGAGCAAGCACAAGAATACCGTGAAAAATTGGTTGAAGCAGTTGCTGAAACTGATGAAGAATTGATGATGAAATACCTTGAAGGTGAAGAAATCACAAATGAAGAATTGAAAGCGGGTATCCGTAAAGCAACTATTAACGTTGAATTCTTCCCAGTATTGTGTGGATCTGCCTTCAAGAATAAAGGTGTTCAATTGATGCTTGATGCGGTCATTGACTACCTTCCAAGTCCAGTTGATATTCCAGCAATCAAAGGTATTAACCCAGATACAGATGCTGAAGAAGAGCGTCCAGCTTCAGATGAAGAGCCATTTGCAGCCCTTGCCTTCAAGATTATGACTGACCCATTCGTAGGTCGATTGACATTCTTCCGTGTTTACTCAGGTGTCCTTAACTCAGGTTCATACGTAATGAATACTTCTAAAGGAAAACGTGAGCGTATCGGACGTATCCTTCAAATGCACGCTAACAGCCGTCAAGAAATCGAAACAGTTTACTCTGGAGATATTGCTGCTGCCGTTGGTTTGAAAGATACAACAACTGGTGACTCATTGACCGATGAAAAAGCAAAAGTTATCCTTGAGTCAATCAACGTTCCAGAACCAGTTATCCAATTGATGGTTGAGCCAAAATCAAAAGCAGACCAAGACAAGATGGGTGTTGCCCTTTCTAAATTGGCTGAAGAAGATCCAACATTCCGCGTTGAAACAAACGTTGAAACTGGTGAAACAGTTATCTCAGGTATGGGTGAACTTCACTTGGATGTCCTTGTTGACCGTATGCGTCGTGAATTCAAGGTTGAAGCAAACGTAGGTGCGCCTCAAGTATCTTACCGTGAAACATTCCGTGCTTCAACTCAAGCTCGTGGATTCTTCAAACGCCAATCAGGTGGTAAAGGTCAATTCGGTGATGTATGGATTGAATTTACTCCAAACGAAGAAGGAAAAGGATTCGAATTTGAAAACGCAATCGTCGGTGGTGTGGTTCCACGTGAATTCATCCCAGCGGTTGAAAAAGGTTTGATCGAGTCAATGGCAAACGGTGTTCTTGCTGGCTATCCAATCGTTGACGTGAAAGCGAAATTGTACGATGGTTCATACCACGATGTCGACTCATCTGAAACTGCCTTTAAAGTTGCGGCATCACTTGCCCTTAAAGAAGCAGCGAAATCTGCACAACCAGTTATCCTTGAGCCAATGATGCTTGTAACCGTTACAGCACCAGAAGATAATCTTGGTGATGTTATGGGACACGTTACAGCTCGTCGTGGACGTGTAGACGGTATGGAAGCTCGTGGTAACACACAAATCGTTCGTGCCTATGTACCACTTGCTGAAATGTTCGGTTACGCAACTGTTCTTCGTTCAGCGACACAAGGTCGCGGTACCTTCATGATGGTATTTGACCACTACGAAGATGTACCTAAGTCAGTACAAGATGAAATCATCAAGAAAAATGGCGGTAACGCTTAA